One part of the Solanum dulcamara chromosome 3, daSolDulc1.2, whole genome shotgun sequence genome encodes these proteins:
- the LOC129882715 gene encoding uncharacterized protein LOC129882715 — MLLRSSSTPLLGSLQSECPNSHHHHQSDLTPNYTPNSIHHCYSKLSCSHGGYQSFNKSLYPCNSPISPSVYEMSKFPAHGFRRAQSEGNLEGLVKGSTDEVVDEFSLSKPHKMLSRDPPKSFLETIPSFSVHNSRELHSDDSEEGDEDHDFEQNSLGTNAVKGEMSYVSRNSKIDIVEGREEMYLARGLGVADIGYFDDGGCGIGGGGGGRGGYRPVAFDRDGGDSQGVHIEEHYKKMIEENPGNSLFLRNYANFLYKTKKDLKGAEEYYSRSILADPSDGEILSQYAKLIWELHRDTERATSYFERAVQAASSDSHIHAAYANFLWVMEDEEDENDETQVQPMVHTVATASIAA; from the exons ATGCTGCTAAGAAGTTCATCAACACCACTTCTTGGATCTTTACAATCAGAGTGTCCCAACagtcaccaccaccaccagtcTGATTTAACCCCAAATTACACACCCAATTCCATTCACCATTGTTACAGCAAACTCTCATGTAGCCATGGTGGATATCAGAGTTTCAATAAAAGCTTATACCCTTGTAACTCTCCAATCTCTCCTTCAGTTTATGAGATGAGCAAATTCCCAGCTCATGGTTTTCGAAGAGCTCAATCTGAAGGGAATTTGGAAGGATTAGTAAAAGGCTCAACTGATGAAGTAGTTGATGAATTTAGCCTCTCTAAACCACACAAGATGCTTTCGCGTGACCCCCCAAAATCATTCTTGGAAACCATTCCATCTTTCTCCGTTCACAATTCAAGGGAGCTTCATTCAGACGACAGCGAAGAGGGAGATGAAGATCATGACTTTGAACAGAACAGTTTGGGAACTAATGCTGTAAAAggggaaatgagttatgtgagTCGAAATTCAAAGATAGATATAGTTGAAGGCAGAGAAGAGATGTACTTAGCAAGAGGACTTGGAGTTGCTGATATTGGTTACTTTGATGATGGTGGCTGTGGCAtcggaggaggaggaggaggacgCGGTGGTTATCGCCCAGTAGCCTTCGATAGGGATGGCGGTGACAGCCAGGGAGTACATATCGAAGAGCATTACAAGAAAATGATTGAAGAGAATCCTGGCAACTCCTTATTCTTGAGGAATTATGCCAACTTTTTATACAAA ACAAAGAAAGATCTAAAAGGGGCAGAGGAATACTACTCAAGATCTATTTTAGCAGATCCAAGTGATGGTGAAATTCTTTCACAATATGCTAAACTAATATGGGAGCTTCACCGCGATACAGAGAGAGCCACAAGCTATTTCGAAAGAGCAGTCCAAGCAGCCTCTAGTGACAG TCATATACATGCTGCTTATGCTAATTTCCTCTGGGTGATGGAAGATGAGGAAGATGAGAATGACGAAACACAAGTGCAGCCAATGGTGCATACCGTAGCCACAGCCTCTATAGCTGCTTGA